Genomic window (Gasterosteus aculeatus chromosome 1, fGasAcu3.hap1.1, whole genome shotgun sequence):
TGTGCACGTTAGCTTTGTTGGCACGTTCTGGTTCTTGTCCTTTAACGGCATGCAGGGACATTTGGTGTAAATGAGTCTCTTCTAAAAGTCCCCGAACGTCtcatttaaagtgtgttttattaGACATTTTTCTCCTCATCCCATGTCTTAGAATTTATAAACatggtgagttttttttcttctctcctttatcTGATAGATGTAGAAACATCTTTCttaatttctctttttctctttctctttttcccccctttcttccTCTGCTTCCCTCTGTGTTTATTATCTTCGTCATGATTTGGATTCCATATGATTTGTATTAATCATTGTTGTGGTCGTTATTTCTATCACGTGGGAACCGCTGTCTGTCATTGTGTTTTTGGCTTCTTTGTGGGGTCACCTGTTACTTTCTGTCATTTCCCCCCTTGGCCTCCTCACgccgtctcttcctcctcctcctcctcctcttgttccatcttgcaatattttctttccccatttcctccccctcctctttttgCCCCTCTCACCACATCTGTTTCCtcggctcctttttttttcacttttatctATCAAacttcccccccacctcctttgTCGCCGCTCcgcgcctcctcttccttcacGTGACCCGCCAGAGTTGGCACGAGGGAGGGGGTGATCCAGAAGAACCTGAGCGGCTTGCTGCCGGTGCGAGACCTCCGGCTGGACCCGGGCCTCCTGTACTCGCTGCCCCTGCTGGCCCTCAGCCCCAACCTCCTGGTGGTGTGGATCTTCCTCAGCGTGGCCTACTTCCTGGCCAAACtccgctgcagctgaaggggCCACGGGCGGCTCTCCACGCTGCTACTGTGCAGCATGTACATACTGTCCCACCCGGACTCTGGCTTTCACGTAGCGGCGCCCCATGCGTTAACCGCAAAGCTCCAGCGAGTTTGCATTTTGTTTAAGGGCGCTTCCTTTTTCTTGCGAGCtgccaaaaaataataatatcacGGGTTTGCTTTTGTGAGACGGCGGATGTGGCCAGAAGCTCGAGGGCCGAACCTGTGTGTTGCCCTTTAAAGTGAGTGAGACTCGCTCTACACAGCATTCGGGTGCCTGTGTAGATTCGACAAGCCGCTTTATATTTCATGCAGTGGTTTCCCAGGCGCTTCTCCAGGCGAGTCCAGGACGGCTCTTAACGAAGGTTAGAACAGGTAAAAGTAGACGCATTTAAGATGTATAAAGATGGGGTCAAAGGTGAATTGGCCTCTATGGTGTGCGTGCTGCATAGCGCCCTCTGATGGACAGATATGCAGGTGTCTTGACGGTAACTTTTAGAATAGAAATCTTTGTTTGTGCAGTTTGTTTGGCTGTAGTAGCGGGAAAACTCTTAATCTGTGCCAAAATGAAGTaactatatgtatttatttacatttgtacATATTTCTATGCAGTACTTGCTGATTTTCTTCCTTTAAGTCTTCCTGCTTCTCTAGACAGAACGAGGTGTTTGACCTCTTCATGCACTTTCCAGCTGACCTCGGGTCACTTCTTACCAATATCTCCATTTAGACTCAGATGCCTCATTTCAGTTAACTGTGTGTTTACTTCTATTTCGTGGGATTAAATGTTTGGTATTCTTTGCGTACCTTGTGCATTAGCACGACATGCCGGGCCTTTCGTTGCATTTCCCTGCGTAGCAGAAACAAAGTCCGATGGGCTGATGCTGGAACGCAGCTCCGTAGGATATTCGggggagtgtgtttgtttgtgcacagCGGTGCCGTCGGTTCTGTTCACGAGGACTCGTTTACATTCATTCAGACGTGAACTACAAGTTGCAGcttcagcagtttgtttcaGCTTTAAAGCGTCGCGTGAAGGAGCCGATGAGCGGATGGGGAATGTGTGCCAAATGCTTTGTGAGCTTGTTGGAAGTGGTCGTTTGATGGTCATAGCTTTCTTTGCACGTTAGAAACCTGCTCAGTGGAGATCGATCTCTTCCTCTGTGAGTTTGCAGGCTCCATCTCATTAACATCGACCCACTAAGGAAAGGGAGCAGACCCAGAATAGCCTCCCGTGGGAGTGATGGCTGCTCCGGTGACCCTCTGTACTCGAATGCGAGTGTGTGAGGATCCGGGAGGGATTAAATATCTCTCGGCATACTTTCCTGtgcttgtttttgtatttgtcgCCTGGTAGAAGCACACGTGTGTTGTAAATTCCCACTTTGTGTATCTTCAGCGCTTCAACCTGAAAGGTAGCTAAAATGTAAAACCCTTTGATTTAACTTGTCACTCCctgtgttttaactttatttccAGTTAAGGACTACCTCTGTGAGACGGAAGCTATAGAGTTGATATCAAAGaagtatatattcatttataaatGCATTTAGCAGAGAAATGTGTAGTGATATAATCACTGAGCAGCAGGGATGTgattatttaaatgattaatatcaCAATTATTTTGTCACACTTGTGTGTAGTTCCACTAAAGTGCTTCCTCTTTTGAGTCATGACAGTTTGAGTCATTGaccttctttgtctttgttttattctgaagAATCCAGATGTATCAGAGAATATATTTGCATTGCTGCACATAAATCGTATTTATGTATTGCCAAGACGTTTGCTCCATGTTGTCTTAAATTATTCCAAAGCAGATTATCTATAATCTACAATATTATCACGCTTGTGCTGCTGtcactttatatttaaaatgcaagtttattttggtttgttcaATTTGTACAACCAGCTGGCATGATGACAATTTGCACTTTTGCTCTGATCCCCCATATAAGGGATGTTTAAAACATAAGTTATATTGTGTGAACATGCCATTTATGATGGTAATAACCTGTAACAATAACTGTGTTAGTTACCAAATGACGTGTTTCTCCGTTATCATCTCCAACTCCGAATGTGTTGAGTTTCTATGGGTATATTTCAAAAGtgacagatgatgatgatgatagagTTGATGCTCTAAATGTACAATGAAGCCCAGAAGCCCTCCAGTCGCAGTGTCCCTGAACGCCCCATCCCTGCTGTAAACAATAATTGATATTATTAAACAACAAACGCCCCGTGCATCTCCTCCTGCATCTCTTCACCGACTCTAACTCCTTCTTTTCtgcgtcttgtgtgtgtgtgtgtgagcgctgcTGCAGCGCGTTAGTTTATTTAAAAGTGTTTACTGGCCTCTTCTGGCCGCCAGCTGCTCGTTTCTCTAACAAACGAAGCGATGCGTCCTTTGAGGACCCGATGCATTACGTCATCAAGTCATTTGTTGAATGAACACGATCTGGACTCCCGGCAGAGTAAGTTTCACTCCTGCTCGTCTCACAGCGACCTTCACCTCTTCATTGGTTTCACCCTCGTCTCTGCTTCGTTTCTCCTCAGCGAGGGCTGCAGACGTGAAAACACCGTGAAGAACGTGGGATGCCGAAAGTACGCCTTCAACTCGCTGCAGCTCAAGGCCTTCCCCAAACACTACCGCCCCCCCGACGGCACCTACGGGAAGGTGGAGACCTGATTGGACCACATTCTGCGTAACACGCTGAACGttgagctgtgtttttttatttcttattctgAAGATGTACTTGAAACTACACTGCCTCTTGATACCATCCATATCGCCCCACAAGTGAGAATCAGGAGGACCTCCTGCTTAGATTGAACTAGATAGAAATAAAAGAGGCCGTTGTCTGCCGTCGACCTGCAGTATTTGTACAATTGAATGTCTAGAAGCCTTCAATGAAACTTTATTGTTGTTAAcagaattcatgaaaatatCAAAAACTGGTACTCGGCCCAAAGCCGCTAAAAACGTGTCACAGATATATGGTTTGACCTTTATGCCTCACAGGTCTTTGCTTAATCATTTCACCGTCCCTTTGGAATACAGAAGGCGTTACTCGCTTACGGGTTCCCCTTCGCAGAGGGAAACGGTCGAGAGCGTCCTGCTTGTTTTACACGCCACCTGCAGAACACGTAGCACCCTTCAGCAGAACTTCTGTGGCGCCGACCGTTGAGGAGCTGTAACTTGGTTGAATGTGAAGAACACTGGACTGAACTTTGCAATGACGTCACAAAGCTGCCAAATTAGAAAATAACTTCAATGAAACTGAATCTTAATTTGATGAATGAATCGATTGTTAGCGGGTGCAGACGGGCAGCTTTGTGTTCCACGTTTTGTTTCTATGCAATTTGTTTGACATTATGTGAACGAAGCACATGGCGTTAACAAAATAAGACATTTAGAGCTCAAATAAGAAGCAGCCAAAGCGAGCTAAGACGTATTATTTTGCGTTGGGACATTTCTTGGCATTTCCTCACCGTTTATTTGCAATGACCAATCCGTAGCACACGGTGGAGCCCGCGCTCCACCCTCAGGGACTGAAAGGTGAAGCACTGTGTCCCACTCGCTGCAGAAAGACATCCGTCCTTTATTGGCTTCATCAATCAAATGAGTGCTTTTTGTTGTAGATTATAATTACTTTCTGTGAGGAGAACATCTGTGAAGGTTTGAACGGGGCCATTTTTTAGAACTTGTCATTCATCATCTGTTgctgaaataaatatgtattttgttttgtttttatatttagacACATATTAATTTTACAGTAATGTATCAATGTAAATTGAAGTATTAACCTTGACGATTTTCATGTCAATAAAGGTCACTGTTTAAAGCACCACAGGAGTTAAGAGCGCTCGTAAATttgatgaaaatgttacatattTTCCAGCTTTTCTCCGATGCAGCGGTAATTGGTTGGTCGTCTCATCTGGTCTTTGCAGTGAAGAGGCACCAGGATGCAGCCTGAACTCCCAAAGGTCTCTGAAACCAGAAGCAACACGTGACACTCTGAGAAGCCCACGCGTCCACCGATCTCCAGACCGCTGTCCGTGTGGCTTCCTGGGTGCTTTGCTATCACGCTGCATGTGTTCTCCTCAAGAGTCATGAGCGCGTGTGTCCTCCCGCGGCGCCGTGCTCCGTGACCTCTTTCACAGCCTGAAGGGTTTTATTCCAATGCTGAAGTTCTTTGTGTGTGCACTCATTTCCCCCCCAGCGTGTCCCTGCAGCCCCCCTTAATTCCATTTCATGGGAGCTCGTTTTCCTCAAGGTGGCTCCAGcaggtgtgtgattgtgtgtgtgtgggtgtgtgtgtgtgtctgcatgatgGAGGCGTCATCCGATGTGTGACCAGAGGGCCTAATTGCAACAGACCAGATGAAAGATCCTAGAagtttgttaaatgttaaagCTGATGTctgtgggagggagagggggggttgttgCTCTCATACTTAAAGTCTCACCCACGATCATCGATTAGTTGAGGTCACGATTGATTAATTCACAACAACAGTCACATGAAACCCTGAACGAATTGCCCaacacccccccttcctcttgCGGGTGGGTATAAATTACGCAGCGCGCCCTCCGCCCGACACAACACGCACCACCCGCCATGAACGCCGTCTTCCTCATCGGCCAGGTCACCGGCGTGGCCTCCGTCTGCTGCATCCTCCTCTTCGCCGTCGCCAGGCTGCTGTCCCGCCGGCGCGGCGGCGACGGCGTGCAGGACGGCGACGGGCGCGCGGTGCTGATAACCGGCTGCGACAGCGGCTTCGGACACCAGCTGGCCCGACGCCTGGACCGCCAAGGCTTCGTGGTGTTCGCCGGGTGCTTGTGTCCggaggggcccggggcccgCAGCCTGGTCCGGGAGAGCTGCGGCAATGTGACCGTCCTCAAGCTGGACGTCACCAGCGACGCGGAGGTGCAGCAGGCCAAGAGGGTGGTGCAGGAGAACCTGCCGGAGAAAGGTGAGGGTCCGAAGAGTGGAGATGGTCATTTATGGgagaaatcccccccaaaaatgagACAACGTAGAACAAATCTAATCGATCAATACTGTTCGAGTTACTTGATTCCATCTCCGATTGTGTAAATGACCTTGTTTTTAGCTTTGTGTCTCAATCTCAAAACTTTTAATTGACTTATTTAATTTCTCAAGTGACTCGCAGTTAATAGTTCACTGGTGAGTCATTTATATCTGTTGTTCCTTAAATCAATCACATAATGTGAATTCGCAATGTTGTCGTTGTGTCTCAAATGTTTCAATTCTCAGTTTGATCTGCATCACATTTGATTTAATGCTTGGGTTTCATGCATCATCTGTCGTGCAACGTGTCCCGAGGGGTCTTCAGACGAGATAAAATCATCCGCTGAAAATGGAACGATTTCCCCGTAGTTCCCCATGTTGACTGATGCCTTCAAACCATCTGCACGCTGCACGTCCTTCCTGAAGAATTACTCTGACCCACTGTAACAGGGTTGTGGGCCGTTGTGAACAACGCCGGGATCACGGACTGGGCCGAGATCGGGTGGAGCTCCATCGGCGACTTCCAGAACATGGCCGACGTCAACCTGTTCGGCCCCATCAGGACGTCTTTTGCCTTCCTACCTTTGATCCGCGCCTCCAAAGGTGAGCTCAAAGACGGAGCCGCGTCAGCGACCCTCGCCGCGCGGCTGCGGCTCGTTTTTCAAATAGACGTATTTGCCGTTTCAGGTCGGATGGTTTACACGTCGAGCATCTTTGCCTTCTTCAACTGCCTGAACATGGGGGCGTACAGCGTGTCCAAGAGGGGACTGGAGGCCTTCGCAGACTGCCTCCGGGTGGAGATGGCCAGTTTTGGCGTGAAGGTACAGGCAGAAAAACGCACGTGTGTTTTGGCCGTATAGCCTTTGCCAGGCGAGAATTAGCCAGCTAGCACGTCGACGTTCCCGAGAACTAAACTCTTGTCTTTCCCGTGTGCAGGTCAGCATCATCCAGCCGGGGAATTTCGGCCAAGCCACCAACATCCTGAAGGCCAAGACGAGCGTGGACATCTGGGAGAAGTTAGACGAAGAACGCAAGCGGCTCTTCAACCGGCAGTACGTCGACGTGGCCAACGAGTACTTCACCGCCACGTGCAAGAGCGGGTTCAAGAGCGCCGACATGGTGGTCGACGCCATGGTGCACGCCGTCACCTCCGCTCGGCCTAAATACCGGTACCTGCTGGCCTCGGCGGCGGACACCTTCTTCTTCCAGCTCTTCCCGTTTCTGCCCACCGTCTTTACCGACGCCGTGTTCTCGTTCAGCTCCATGTACgccaaaagagaagaaatgctCTACGCCAAATAGGCTGCGGAGGAACCGGcgtgtttttgggggggcttCTGTCCTTCTACGTACATGTTGCACATTTGTGAAGATATTTTCATGAGTCTGTTGTTTGGTTCTTGTAATGTattcactttttttcattttattatcaaaGGATGTAAATACGaatcaataaaaaatgtttgtttcaacCATCCactatttttagtttttgaagcagagaaaagaaaacctttgcTCAAATTTTGGGAGTAGCAAATCAAAATTTGGCCACTGAGCAACTCGAATATCGAAATACAGATGAAATAAGACGCTGAGACAGACATGAAAATGTCTCTCACAAAGGTTCATGTTTGACCGATGAGACAAAGATAAACTTCTGcacacaatcccc
Coding sequences:
- the LOC120817201 gene encoding D-beta-hydroxybutyrate dehydrogenase, mitochondrial, with product MNAVFLIGQVTGVASVCCILLFAVARLLSRRRGGDGVQDGDGRAVLITGCDSGFGHQLARRLDRQGFVVFAGCLCPEGPGARSLVRESCGNVTVLKLDVTSDAEVQQAKRVVQENLPEKGLWAVVNNAGITDWAEIGWSSIGDFQNMADVNLFGPIRTSFAFLPLIRASKGRMVYTSSIFAFFNCLNMGAYSVSKRGLEAFADCLRVEMASFGVKVSIIQPGNFGQATNILKAKTSVDIWEKLDEERKRLFNRQYVDVANEYFTATCKSGFKSADMVVDAMVHAVTSARPKYRYLLASAADTFFFQLFPFLPTVFTDAVFSFSSMYAKREEMLYAK